The following proteins are co-located in the Camelina sativa cultivar DH55 chromosome 12, Cs, whole genome shotgun sequence genome:
- the LOC104733615 gene encoding translocase of chloroplast 159, chloroplastic-like, with translation MESEKPGIVSILAAATVDSEKPRVSISAVRAVAAARAESFLLTRTLSGSFSSAGSVPIRAPLTVDEDDDDDDDSVIEEHSLASSEASRGIDSGTDDGFESVSGDADDENELEDVITGGVRVQRLLGEELGGDVGDGSDDFSGGSVIYRPFADDIDEEASVNYSSFEEGSEVSDEVEGVSESEDSEADRVSMKAKVVIPRAILSLDDEEFDEILGSGDEEAVILRVTKAPSDEESEIGDRVLQFGDNGVVDEPECSGVVSTEEEVVRMNYSEELDDDLMSFGSIEEATLGVLPGGSNDFMAENEGSSTEASMVLGQSFKQFIEKGDVQSAINKDNGGGNIHDFDALMKQSDAERVEDNAVELAKRGMNDKPDYSGYNVGELVSPEEDMVQEKSFDDGLMSSESILGVVPRDCNEFLLESEGNAVHEDIIEADETISSLVEQGVGQASISNNITYVGSACEADELVIPGEGSIGSESRDAGDEAAVNMMGEVKEDFENDSGAVSELEQPESEDKPEVGMSSESFQLTPTPDFVTTRNLEVAGKIDFVESKCGSSDQNAKQESENEENQELDDDDRKLSLPGEDSASTLRSFFETANETVERKEQISEHINKQVNFQSDSEPNQISVGVEETILLSVKDIERTMPEISSVVAYDMMENETKMAQVIHNQTFMELENYEGTGDTREKLAESTFQNYSEVLPSDHSLQLISEKVKERVEKTQLLKEKLQRIIRSTGNCSENSAVTEAASKLSLAGGEHQTSFGIDYVSDGTKIVLPEQEVRDDLDFSINVLVIGKTGVGKSATINSIFGESKSPVGAFGVTTKSANYIFGNVGGILIRILDTPGLMSSATEEQFNQEVLMSIKKSMRKFPIDVFLYIDRLDDTPDIRLLRIITSSLGSSIWQNAIVVLTHAASDVPDTLSCKDFIAQRSSLMHQSIRQAVPKLSCVGQSKMPRIVLAENNMSSFSANKSSESTCPDWRLNLLILCCSVKIKSKAGSFEKQNTDVEKAGVFGSQPSSFTLFCSLWNVLLNSGHTSYSHDDLEEKKRKLLDCYPKIIWDEQSQECLEQETLLIENQEPEDEKAWVSGRVRTRRGRLGFQATKRLGIYLDTSDLHTGFSIGSRGCRNDAQDLVRMRGSMSVIGLVPMLMSVFTSVYGGKEDI, from the coding sequence atGGAATCAGAGAAGCCTGGAATTGTTTCAATTCTCGCGGCAGCAACGGTCGATTCGGAGAAGCCTCGCGTTTCGATTTCTGCGGTGAGAGCGGTTGCGGCGGCAAGAGCTGAATCTTTTCTTCTCACGCGTACTCTCTCTGGCTCGTTTTCATCTGCTGGTTCTGTTCCAATTCGTGCACCTCTTACagttgatgaggatgatgatgatgatgatgattctgtaATCGAGGAACATAGCTTAGCAAGTAGTGAAGCTAGTAGGGGAATTGATTCTGGGACAGATGACGGTTTTGAGTCTGTTTCTGGGGACGCAGACGATGAGAATGAGTTAGAGGATGTGATTACGGGTGGGGTTAGGGTTCAAAGGCTACTAGGGGAAGAGCTAGGTGGAGATGTTGGAGATGGGAGTGATGATTTTTCAGGTGGGAGTGTGATTTATAGACCATTTGCTGATGATATTGATGAGGAAGCGTCCGTGAATTACTCTTCTTTTGAGGAAGGGAGTGAGGTTAGTGATGAGGTTGAGGGAGTTAGTGAGAGTGAAGATAGTGAAGCTGATAGAGTTAGCATGAAAGCAAAAGTAGTCATTCCTAGGGCTATTTTGTCTTTGGATGATGAGGAATTTGACGAAATTTTGGGTAGTGGTGACGAAGAGGCTGTGATTTTGCGTGTTACAAAGGCTCCTAGTGATGAAGAATCCGAAATTGGAGATAGGGTATTGCAATTTGGAGATAATGGAGTCGTTGATGAGCCAGAGTGTTCGGGTGTTGTCTCTACAGAGGAAGAAGTGGTGAGAATGAACTATTCAGAAGAATTAGATGATGATTTGATGTCCTTTGGGAGTATTGAGGAAGCAACTCTCGGTGTTCTACCAGGAGGTTCTAATGATTTTATGGCGGAAAATGAAGGGAGCTCTACTGAGGCGAGTATGGTATTGGGTCAAAGTTTCAAGCAGTTCATCGAGAAAGGTGATGTTCAAAGTGCCATCAACAAGGACAATGGTGGTGGTAACATTCATGACTTTGACGCATTGATGAAGCAAAGTGATGCAGAAAGAGTAGAAGATAATGCAGTTGAATTAGCAAAAAGGGGAATGAATGATAAACCAGACTACTCAGGCTATAATGTAGGTGAACTTGTTTCCCCAGAGGAAGATATGGTGCAAGAGAAATCTTTTGACGATGGGTTGATGTCCTCTGAGAGTATTCTTGGTGTTGTGCCACGTGATTGCAATGAGTTTCTACTGGAAAGTGAAGGAAACGCTGTTCATGAGGATATTATAGAAGCAGATGAAACTATCAGCAGCCTTGTCGAACAAGGGGTGGGTCAAGCAAGTATCAGCAATAACATAACTTATGTTGGTAGTGCTTGTGAAGCAGATGAATTGGTTATTCCAGGTGAGGGATCTATTGGATCAGAAAGCAGAGACGCAGGGGATGAAGCCGCTGTAAATATGATGGGGGAGGTAAAAGAAGACTTCGAAAATGATTCTGGTGCTGTTAGTGAATTAGAACAACCTGAATCCGAGGACAAACCTGAAGTTGGTATGAGTTCTGAAAGTTTTCAGTTGACTCCAACTCCGGATTTTGTAACGACGAGGAACCTTGAGGTCGCTGGAAAAATAGATTTCGTCGAAAGTAAGTGTGGTTCGTCCGACCAAAATGCTAAACAAGAGtctgaaaatgaagaaaatcaagaattagacgATGATGATAGGAAGTTATCACTTCCTGGTGAAGATAGCGCATCAACTTTAAGAAGTTTCTTTGAGACGGCCAATGAGACTGTGGAAAGGAAGGAGCAGATTTCGGAGCACATTAATAAACAGGTCAATTTTCAGTCTGATAgtgaaccaaatcaaatctcAGTGGGCGTAGAAGAAACCATTTTGCTTTCGGTTAAAGATATTGAGAGAACCATGCCTGAAATTTCTTCTGTAGTTGCTTATGATATGATGGAAAATGAGACGAAGATGGCACAGGTGATTCACAATCAAACTTTTATGGAGCTTGAAAATTACGAAGGAACAGGCGATACAAGGGAGAAGCTCGCTGAGTCCACTTTCCAGAATTATTCAGAAGTATTACCCTCTGATCATTCTTTGCAGCTGATAAGTGAGAAAGTCAAGGAAAGAGTTGAGAAGACCCAGCTCTTGAAAGAGAAGCTCCAGAGGATTATAAGAAGCACAGGTAATTGCAGTGAAAATTCAGCTGTTACTGAAGCTGCGTCTAAGCTGAGCCTAGCTGGTGGAGAACATCAAACATCCTTCGGGATTGATTACGTGTCTGACGGAACAAAGATAGTGCTGCCTGAACAAGAGGTCCGAGATGATCTAGACTTCTCCATTAACGTCCTTGTTATTGGAAAAACCGGGGTGGGAAAAAGTGCAACGATTAATTCAATATTTGGGGAGAGTAAGTCTCCTGTTGGTGCATTTGGAGTTACCACAAAGTCTGCAAATTACATATTTGGGAATGTAGGAGGAATCCTGATAAGAATACTTGATACTCCAGGTCTCATGTCTTCCGCAACTGAGGAACAGTTTAATCAGGAAGTCCTTATGTCGATAAAGAAGAGCATGAGAAAGTTCCCAATTGATGTCTTCCTCTATATTGACCGTCTAGATGACACTCCCGACATCCGTTTACTTAGAATCATTACCAGTTCTCTGGGCTCATCAATTTGGCAAAATGCTATCGTGGTTCTAACTCATGCAGCTTCTGATGTGCCAGATACTTTAAGCTGCAAAGACTTTATTGCACAGAGATCTTCTCTTATGCACCAATCAATCAGACAAGCAGTGCCTAAGTTAAGCTGTGTAGGCCAGAGCAAGATGCCTAGAATTGTTCTAGCGGAGAACAACATGAGCTCTTTCTCGGCAAACAAAAGCAGTGAATCTACTTGTCCAGACTGGAGACTGAACCTATTGATCTTATGTTGCTCGGTTAAGATAAAGTCTAAAGCCGGTTCTTTTGAGAAGCAGAATACCGATGTGGAAAAGGCTGGTGTCTTTGGCTCCCAGCCTAgctcttttactcttttttgttcCTTGTGGAATGTTTTGCTAAACTCAGGGCATACTTCGTATTCACATGATGATTtggaggagaagaaaaggaaattgcTGGATTGTTACCCTAAAATTATCTGGGACGAACAGAGTCAAGAATGTCTCGAGCAAGAAACACTTCTCATTGAGAATCAAGAACCAGAAGACGAGAAGGCTTGGGTTTCTGGTCGTGTGAGAACCAGAAGAGGAAGACTTGGGTTCCAAGCAACCAAACGGTTGGGTATCTATCTCGATACATCCGATTTGCACACCGGGTTTTCCATTGGAAGCCGTGGCTGTAGAAACGACGCACAGGACTTGGTGAGGATGAGAGGGTCAATGTCTGTTATAGGTTTGGTTCCTATGCTGATGTCCGTATTCACTTCGGTCTATGGTGGAAAAGAAGATATTTAA
- the LOC104732058 gene encoding heat shock factor-binding protein 1, whose translation MDGHDSEDSKQSTADMTAFVQNLLHQMQTRFQTMSDSIITKIDDMGGRINELEQSINDLRAEMGVEGTPPPAVKDEPKTPASSS comes from the exons atg GATGGACATGATTCTGAGGACTCTAAGCAGAGCACTGCTGATATGACAGCTTTT GTCCAAAATCTTCTCCATCAGATG CAAACCAGGTTCCAGACAATGTCGGACTCCATCATCACAAAGA TTGATGACATGGGAGGTAGAATCAATGAGCTGGAGCAAAGCATCAATGATCTAAGAGCCGAGATGGGAGTAGAAGGCACTCCTCCTCCAGCCGTCAAAGATGAACCCAAAACACCGGCTAGTTCCAGTTGA
- the LOC104732059 gene encoding protein RALF-like 33 — protein MRGLSTKSGAIITAILTVNFLLTTSATATSQSSVGVFMPITESRCTGSIAECSLSSSESEEFEMDSEINRRILATTKYISYGALKRNTVPCSRRGASYYNCRRGAQANPYSRGCSAITRCRR, from the coding sequence atgagaGGACTCTCCACAAAATCCGGTGCGATAATCACCGCAATTCTCACCGTCAACTTCTTACTCACCACCTCCGCAACAGCAACCTCCCAATCCTCCGTCGGTGTTTTCATGCCGATCACTGAGTCGAGATGCACCGGTTCCATCGCCGAGTGCTCCTTATCATCCTCAGAGTCAGAGGAGTTCGAGATGGACTCTGAGATCAACAGGCGTATATTAGCTACGACGAAGTACATAAGCTACGGAGCGCTGAAGAGGAACACGGTGCCATGCTCACGACGCGGCGCATCTTACTACAATTGCCGACGTGGAGCTCAGGCTAATCCTTACTCTCGTGGTTGTAGTGCCATTACTCGTTGCAGACGATGA
- the LOC104732060 gene encoding uncharacterized protein LOC104732060, protein MADQTSDSTSPPAPLSVSSPTAPKKDNTSPVDSKLTELNESRAELLNRIQNLKQDLQSWRGKLDTQVKVYREELSGLKKTLNLEVEQLREEFKDLKTTLNQQQDDVSASLKNLGLQDNPKDSKEQMDKSSEVIEEKLEAPSTDDNAKESEH, encoded by the exons ATGGCGGACCAAACCTCCGATTCAACATCTCCACCGGCTCCTCTCTCCGTATCTTCTCCTACTGCTCCT AAGAAAGATAATACCAGTCCTGTTGATTCAAAGCTCACG GAACTAAACGAATCGAGGGCTGAGTTGCTTAACAGGATCCAGAATCTGAAACAG GACTTACAGAGTTGGAGAGGTAAATTGGACACTCAAGTTAAAGTCTACCGTGAG GAGCTCTCTGGGCTAAAGAAGACTCTGAATCTTGAAGTTGAGCAGCTCCGTGag GAATTCAAAGATCTGAAAACCACCTTAAATCAGCAACAAGATGATGTTTCTGCTAGCCTGAAAAACTTAGGC CTACAAGATAACCCCAAAGATTCAAAAGAGCAAATGGATAAGAGCAGTGAGGTAATAGAAGAGAAACTCGAAGCTCCATCGACTGATGACAATGCGAAAGAATCAGAGCATTAG
- the LOC104733616 gene encoding protein SRC2-like, producing the protein MANLTLELNINSASSLLNVNLITKMDVYAKINIRDENTQKKQKAKTTVDRSGGSNPIWNQAAKFSVNERLVRDGRLTLVMRLISRRILGNKEIGRVGIPLLELLNSATWPIGSGNNNQEMILMNRQVRTLSGKQAGFLNFQYRFKSDSPVAVMVNQNLVDHTPAADPPSSQMEPLPLAPPETPIEFPRLPEPPSHSRHPFAVGPSDDYAVAVGPKDDDHLPIHVYKTVTMEQAIGHHNYIPPSPSLQGYEPYDYRMPTPQASLPPAPPSSPIGYDGYGYGRWM; encoded by the coding sequence ATGGCGAATCTTACTCTAGAGCTCAACATCAATTCTGCAAGTAGCCTTTTGAATGTCAATCTCATCACAAAGATGGACGTTTACGCCAAAATCAACATTCGTGACGAAAACAcccagaagaaacaaaaggcgAAAACCACTGTCGATCGTTCTGGTGGGTCTAACCCGATTTGGAATCAAGCTGCCAAATTTTCCGTCAACGAGAGGTTAGTCCGTGATGGTCGTTTGACACTTGTCATGAGATTAATTTCTCGTCGAATCCTAGGCAACAAAGAAATCGGAAGAGTTGGCATCCCGTTACTTGAGCTTTTGAATTCAGCCACGTGGCCAATTGGTAGTGGCAATAACAATCAGGAGATGATACTGATGAATCGTCAGGTGAGAACTCTGTCTGGAAAACAAGCAGGATTTTTGAACTTTCAGTACAGGTTTAAATCGGATTCACCAGTGGCAGTGATGGTTAATCAGAATTTGGTAGACCACACACCAGCAGCTGATCCTCCATCCTCGCAAATGGAGCCTCTACCTTTGGCTCCACCAGAAACACCGATTGAGTTTCCTAGGCTGCCTGAGCCACCAAGTCATTCGAGACATCCATTTGCCGTTGGACCGAGCGATGACTATGCAGTTGCCGTTGGACCGAAAGACGATGATCACCTTCCCATACATGTCTATAAAACTGTGACAATGGAGCAAGCCATTGGTCATCACAACTACATACCACCATCACCGAGCCTCCAAGGATATGAACCGTACGATTATAGAATGCCGACACCACAAGCATCACTACCGCCGGCACCACCGTCGTCACCAATAGGATATGATGGATATGGATATGGAAGGTGGATGTAA
- the LOC104732062 gene encoding vesicle-associated membrane protein 724-like: MGQESFIYSFVARGTMILAEYTEFTGNFPSIASQCLQKLPSSSSSKFTYNCDHHTFNFLVEDGYAYCVVAKDSLSKQISIAFLERVKADFKKRYGGGKASTAIAKSLNKEFGPVMKEHMKYIVDHAEEIEKLIKVKAQVSEVKSIMLENIDKAIDRGEILTVLTDKTENLRSQAQEYKKQGTQVRRKLWYQNMKIKLVVLGILLLLVLIIWISVCHGFNCTD; the protein is encoded by the exons ATGGGTCAGGAATCGTTTATCTACAGCTTCGTCGCCAGAGGCACTATGATCCTCGCCGAGTATACAGAGTTCACCGGTAATTTCCCGTCTATTGCTTCTCAGTGTCTCCAGAAGCTTCCTTCCTCCAGCAGCAGCAAGTTCACTTACAACTGCGATCACCATACCTTCAATTTCCTCGTCGAAGATGGCTACG CATATTGTGTTGTGGCGAAAGATTCTCTTAGCAAGCAAATCTCGATTGCGTTTCTGGAACGTGTGAAAGCTGATTTCAAGAAGAGATATGGAGGTGGAAAAGCAAGCACAGCTATCGCCAAAAGTCTGAATAAGGAGTTCGG gcCGGTGATGAAAGAACACATGAAGTATATTGTTGACCATGCAGAGGAGATTGAAAAACTAATAAAAGTCAAGGCTCAAGTTTCAGAAGTTAAAAGTATAATGTTGGAGAACATTGACAAG gCAATTGACAGAGGGGAAATTCTAACTGTTCTTACTGACAAGACCGAGAATCTACGTTCTCAG GCTCAGGAgtacaagaaacaaggaacacAGGTGAGGAGGAAATTGTGGTATCAGAACATGAAGATAAAACTTGTGGTTCTTGGGATCTTGCTACTACTTGTTCTCATTATCTGGATATCAGTTTGTCACGGGTTCAATTGCACCGATTGA
- the LOC104732063 gene encoding 60S ribosome subunit biogenesis protein NIP7 homolog, with amino-acid sequence MRPLDETETTVVFEKLFKFVGNNLKKIVENPSDEGPESTPGSYCFRLQKNRVYYVSEALVKRATNISRKNLVSLGTCIGKYTHAGSFHLTIMSLNILAANAKHKVWLKPTSEMSFLYGNHVLKGGLGRITDSIVPGDGVVVFSMSDVPLGFGIAAKSTQDCRKLDPNGIVVLHQADIGEYLRDEDEL; translated from the coding sequence ATGCGACCTTTAGACGAGACCGAGACGACCGTCGTCTTCGAGAAGCTCTTCAAATTCGTGGGCAACAACCTCAAGAAGATCGTCGAGAACCCATCAGACGAAGGACCCGAATCAACACCCGGCAGCTACTGTTTCCGCCTCCAGAAGAACAGAGTCTACTACGTAAGCGAAGCCCTCGTGAAGCGAGCCACGAACATCTCCAGGAAAAACCTAGTCTCCCTCGGAACCTGCATCGGCAAGTACACTCACGCCGGTAGTTTCCATCTGACGATTATGTCGCTCAATATCTTGGCGGCGAATGCTAAACACAAGGTATGGCTCAAACCCACTTCGGAGATGTCTTTCCTTTACGGGAACCATGTGTTGAAAGGAGGGTTAGGGAGGATTACTGATAGTATTGTTCCTGGAGATGGTGTTGTTGTGTTCTCTATGTCTGATGTTCCGCTAGGGTTTGGTATTGCGGCTAAGAGTACGCAGGATTGTAGGAAATTGGATCCCAATGGTATTGTTGTGCTTCATCAGGCTGATATTGGAGAGTATTTGAGGGATGAAGATGAGCTTTGA